In the Scyliorhinus torazame isolate Kashiwa2021f chromosome 4, sScyTor2.1, whole genome shotgun sequence genome, one interval contains:
- the themis gene encoding protein THEMIS isoform X2: protein MAQSLESFIDSLDPTTLPRIMQIQSGIYFQGSVYEMHGHECCLATGEVIKVIGFKIAKVKAESCDGIENNNFRNTVELPLDYPGFFKVLADPCPYTSVSDITKSVQIGHNRLGHPHFWSNMDIQVNDILIKEGEHIVLNALAEMDGEQYVNSTVVRGGKNETVRLPLTYEGTFYECEDDQFYTLKEIMEWKIPKHRRRVVKLAKTLTAWEPNPYNEYLQSDLSLVPVYEVQAVMKLRKDIVHIPSNLDVEVVDVTELYDINSFVQPLSLIDVFKRPDEDFPLLAEIMEYPDHQHIYNSLKAGNVIVYEKQFAKTIIASENRSDLNKKHFLIPKSYKGRFKRRPREFPTVYDLKLAIKSNEQLHVIATKQFGSDYAEFPSVCVGDQFLIHQCQSIEVSCEGDKRIVEALACEKIVGKDYEQVLLPTYMEGSFVEVIHDKKQYSISEICEHFSLPFNVKVSVRDLSINDNLASLPSLRIEEEIADPCLLVSLLDSPSECFRIPVQRISMSIQVLQKPAISVPSSTPKTIIEEISEDLYYMLRRYENSTLHPPPRPPKKPQSPITSTTLRPFPPQPRKLNPPRSPKNTIEKNE, encoded by the exons GTTCTGTATATGAAATGCATGGACACGAGTGTTGCCTGGCCACAGGAGAAGTAATTAAAGTCATTGGATTCAAAATAGCAAAGGTTAAAGCGGAGAGTTGTGACGGCATTGAAAACAACAATTTCAGAAACACAGTGGAGCTACCACTGGACTATCCAG GTTTCTTCAAGGTTCTTGCTGATCCATGTCCCTATACCAGTGTTAGTGATATTACAAAGTCAGTACAAATTGGACACAACCGTTTGGGTCATCCACATTTTTGGAGCAACATGGATATCCAGGTGAATGACATCCTCATAAAAGAAGGGGAACATATAGTGCTAAATGCACTGGCTGAAATGGATGGCGAGCAGTACGTGAACTCAACAGTGGTCAGAGGAGGTAAAAATGAGACAGTAAGGCTTCCACTGACATATGAAGGAACATTTTATGAATGCGAAGATGACCAGTTTTACACACTGAAGGAGATTATGGAATGGAAGATCCCTAAACACAGAAGGCGAGTTGTGAAGCTCGCAAAAACATTAACTGCTTGGGAACCCAATCCTTATAATGAGTATCTTCAAAGTGATCTGAGCCTGGTGCCTGTGTATGAAGTACAAGCAGTGATGAAAT TACGAAAGGATATTGTACATATCCCATCCAACCTTGATGTAGAGGTTGTAGATGTAACAGAGTTGTATGACATTAACTCCTTTGTACAGCCTCTGTCATTAATTGACGTTTTCAAAAGACCGGATGAAGATTTCCCCCTGTTGGCTGAAATCATGGAGTACCCTGACCACCAGCATATTTACAATTCCCTGAAAGCAGGAAACGTTATAGTTTATGAGAAGCAATTTGCCAAAACAATAATTGCATCTGAGAACAGAAGTGATTTAAATAAAAAGCATTTCTTAATTCCCAAAAGCTACAAAGGACGGTTTAAAAGAAGGCCGAGAGAGTTCCCAACTGTATATGACTTGAAGCTTGCCATAAAAAGCAACGAGCAGTTGCATGTCATTGCAACAAAACAGTTTGGATCTGATTATGCAGAGTTTCCATCTGTATGTGTAGGAGACCAGTTTCTCATTCATCAGTGCCAGAGTATTGAAGTCAGCTGTGAAGGAGATAAACGGATAGTTGAAGCTCTGGCTTGTGAAAAAATTGTGGGCAAAGACTATGAACAAGTCCTTCTTCCAACATACATGGAAGGGAGCTTTGTCGAAGTCATCCATGATAAAAAACAATACAGTATTTCTGAGATTTGTGAACATTTTAGCCTTCCCTTTAATGTTAAAGTATCTGTAAGAGATCTGTCAATCAATGACAATTTAGCATCCTTGCCTTCATTACGAATTGAGGAAGAAATTGCCGATCCATGCTTGCTGGTCAGTTTACTGGACAGTCCATCCGAATGTTTCAGGATTCCAGTTCAGAGAATAAGCATGTCCATCCAAGTGTTGCAGAAGCCAGCAATAAGTGTTCCAAGTTCTACACCAAAAACCATCATTGAGGAGATCAGCGAAGACTTGTACTACATGCTGAGAAGGTATGAAAACTCCACTTTgcatccccctccccgtcctccAAAGAAACCTCAATCACCTATAACATCAACAACATTGAGGCCATTTCCACCTCAACCTCGGAAACTGAATCCTCCCAGGTCTCCAAAG